From a single Gimesia fumaroli genomic region:
- a CDS encoding DNA cytosine methyltransferase gives MITKTKSKKVKARQKFIWFVNPFDIELPDDGIFVDGFAGGGGASTGIAKAIGRSPHIAINHDRDSISMHIENHPDSRHYCEDIYRVDPEEVCEGKPVKGAWFSPDCTHHSKARGSKPKEKKIRALSWVVLHWMARVRPAVVFMENVEEITKWGPLAENDTAIKEREGEHFNAFVGAMQDGCDPAAEIIEEMQENLGEEDTAACLAGLGYQVEWRELVASDYGAPTTRKRLFLVARCDGKPIVWPSITHASPKVIRNELRENRVCNLKKWIPVADVIDWTQPWPSIFDTREQIMEKYNLPAVRPLAENTQKRIAEGIRRFVIETDEPFIINVNHTSDQFRGQSIYEPLPTVTGKNGFAVVAPYLTSYYGPKSINGHRGRSILEPMATQTSENRHALVAPSLVQVGYGERSGQRPRCLDIQKPLGTVVGSGKHAVVGAFISRMYGQGVGTACTSPLGTTTSENKSALVAAFITKHFGGMVGVPASHPFPTITARGTQNMLTAVTMIKNNHGGKQAFDVNEPLRTVMAQGQHHAAVGCHLKEVRAFMFKYYGSGGQWNDLRDPAPTITAKDRLALGLVSINRSLWQIDDILMRMLTPRELFKAQGFPPDYKIDYGYDGRKLSKAAKVARCGNSVSPHPAEALVRANLT, from the coding sequence GTGATCACGAAAACCAAAAGCAAAAAAGTAAAAGCGCGGCAGAAGTTCATTTGGTTTGTCAATCCGTTCGACATTGAACTGCCAGATGATGGGATCTTTGTTGACGGCTTTGCCGGCGGCGGCGGGGCCAGCACTGGAATTGCCAAGGCCATCGGTCGCAGTCCACACATTGCCATCAACCATGACCGCGATTCAATATCGATGCACATTGAGAACCATCCTGATTCCCGGCACTACTGTGAAGACATCTATCGGGTGGACCCTGAAGAGGTTTGCGAAGGAAAGCCTGTGAAAGGTGCCTGGTTCAGTCCTGACTGCACTCATCATTCGAAAGCCAGGGGCAGCAAGCCGAAGGAAAAGAAGATCCGGGCGCTGTCATGGGTTGTCTTACACTGGATGGCTCGCGTCCGACCAGCAGTAGTTTTCATGGAGAATGTGGAAGAGATCACAAAGTGGGGGCCGCTTGCCGAGAATGATACTGCAATCAAGGAGCGTGAGGGCGAACACTTCAACGCGTTCGTCGGTGCCATGCAGGATGGGTGTGATCCGGCTGCTGAGATCATCGAAGAGATGCAGGAAAACCTGGGAGAAGAAGACACAGCCGCATGTCTGGCTGGCCTGGGCTATCAAGTCGAATGGCGAGAGTTGGTCGCATCAGACTACGGGGCCCCGACGACTCGCAAGCGGTTGTTCCTCGTGGCTCGCTGTGACGGGAAGCCAATTGTCTGGCCATCGATCACGCATGCATCTCCTAAAGTTATTCGGAATGAGTTGCGGGAGAATCGGGTCTGTAACCTGAAGAAGTGGATTCCAGTAGCTGATGTAATCGACTGGACTCAGCCATGGCCGTCAATCTTTGATACCAGGGAGCAGATCATGGAGAAATACAACCTACCAGCTGTTCGTCCACTGGCTGAAAACACACAAAAGAGAATTGCGGAAGGAATACGCCGGTTTGTGATTGAGACGGACGAGCCGTTTATCATCAATGTGAATCACACCTCAGACCAGTTTCGCGGTCAGTCAATTTACGAGCCACTACCAACGGTCACTGGTAAGAACGGGTTTGCTGTCGTGGCACCTTACCTAACCAGCTATTACGGGCCAAAGAGCATCAATGGCCACCGAGGTCGATCTATCCTTGAACCAATGGCAACGCAAACTTCTGAGAACCGTCATGCCCTGGTTGCTCCCTCTTTAGTTCAAGTCGGATATGGCGAACGATCCGGCCAGCGTCCGCGTTGCTTGGATATTCAAAAGCCGCTCGGAACTGTTGTTGGATCTGGCAAGCATGCAGTGGTAGGTGCTTTTATCTCCCGAATGTACGGACAGGGTGTTGGAACAGCATGCACGTCCCCGCTGGGAACCACTACATCAGAAAACAAATCTGCCCTGGTCGCGGCATTTATTACCAAGCACTTCGGTGGCATGGTGGGTGTGCCGGCATCCCATCCATTTCCGACTATCACGGCGCGTGGCACGCAAAATATGCTGACCGCCGTGACGATGATTAAGAACAATCACGGCGGCAAGCAGGCATTCGACGTCAACGAACCACTGCGAACTGTGATGGCTCAAGGGCAGCATCACGCTGCTGTTGGATGCCATCTCAAAGAAGTCAGGGCCTTCATGTTCAAATACTATGGCAGCGGTGGTCAATGGAACGACCTTCGTGATCCGGCTCCGACCATCACGGCCAAAGACCGGTTGGCACTGGGGTTGGTGTCGATCAATCGTAGCCTGTGGCAAATTGATGACATCCTGATGCGGATGTTGACACCTCGCGAATTATTCAAAGCCCAGGGATTTCCTCCGGATTAC